In Deltaproteobacteria bacterium, a single genomic region encodes these proteins:
- a CDS encoding inorganic phosphate transporter yields METGLLVVVALVLLALAFDFINGFHDAANSIATVVSTRVLSPGMAVAWAAFFNFIAAFFFGTAVAKTVGAGMVDLGVVTFAVIAAGLIGAIVWDLITWYFGLPTSSSHALFGGYAGAAVAHAGFDAVIVSGWTKTLVFIVVAPTIGLCVGLALMTALYWTFQHTPPKRIDGWFRRLQLVSAAFYSLMHGANDAQKTMGIITGVLVTGGYLATFEVPFWVVIAAHTAIGLGTLAGGWRIIHTMGNKITKLQPVSGFAAETGAAVAIYTATALGVGISTTHTITGAIVGVGATRRLSAVRWGVATRIVWAWVLTIPASAGIAALTYWAAAVFGAE; encoded by the coding sequence ATGGAGACCGGGCTGCTCGTCGTCGTTGCGCTGGTCTTGCTGGCGCTGGCCTTCGACTTCATCAATGGCTTCCACGACGCAGCGAACTCCATCGCGACCGTCGTCTCTACGCGCGTGCTGTCTCCAGGGATGGCCGTCGCGTGGGCGGCGTTCTTCAACTTCATCGCCGCGTTCTTCTTCGGCACCGCAGTCGCGAAGACGGTGGGCGCGGGGATGGTCGATCTCGGCGTCGTCACGTTCGCCGTGATTGCCGCCGGGCTCATCGGCGCGATCGTGTGGGACCTGATCACGTGGTACTTCGGCCTGCCGACCAGCTCGTCGCACGCGCTGTTCGGGGGCTACGCCGGCGCCGCCGTCGCGCACGCGGGCTTCGATGCCGTGATCGTGTCGGGCTGGACGAAGACGCTCGTCTTCATCGTGGTCGCGCCCACCATCGGCCTGTGCGTCGGGCTCGCGCTGATGACCGCGCTCTACTGGACCTTTCAGCACACGCCGCCGAAGCGAATCGACGGCTGGTTCCGCCGCCTCCAGCTCGTGTCGGCCGCCTTCTACAGCCTGATGCACGGCGCCAACGACGCGCAGAAGACGATGGGCATCATCACCGGCGTACTCGTTACAGGCGGCTATCTCGCGACCTTCGAGGTGCCGTTCTGGGTCGTGATCGCAGCGCACACGGCGATCGGCCTCGGCACCCTCGCGGGCGGCTGGCGGATCATTCACACCATGGGCAACAAGATCACGAAGCTGCAGCCCGTGAGCGGCTTCGCGGCGGAGACCGGCGCCGCCGTCGCGATCTACACGGCGACCGCGCTCGGTGTCGGCATCAGCACGACGCACACCATCACCGGCGCGATCGTCGGCGTCGGCGCGACGCGGCGGCTCTCGGCGGTGCGCTGGGGCGTCGCGACGCGCATCGTGTGGGCGTGGGTGCTGACGATTCCCGCGAGCGCGGGCATCGCGGCGCTCACGTACTGGGCGGCGGCGGTGTTCGGGGCGGAGTAG
- the infA gene encoding translation initiation factor IF-1, with product MARDDLIQATGAVEKILGGGRYQIALDGGQSVTAQLSGRMRRFRIRVIPGDRVQVGLSPYDPSHGFITFRLRDGEGPQTVTE from the coding sequence ATGGCGCGAGACGATCTGATCCAGGCGACCGGCGCGGTCGAGAAGATTCTCGGCGGCGGCCGCTATCAGATCGCGCTGGACGGCGGCCAGTCCGTAACCGCGCAGCTCTCGGGCCGCATGCGCCGCTTCCGCATCCGCGTGATCCCCGGCGACCGCGTGCAGGTCGGCCTCTCGCCCTACGACCCGTCGCACGGCTTCATCACGTTCCGCCTGCGCGACGGCGAGGGGCCTCAGACCGTCACCGAGTAG
- a CDS encoding acyltransferase: protein MLNACSVSAQREVVLERRATVGPGSRIYDFTHDLDDARRGHAAPVRIGECSWVASDVTVLPGVTIGAHCVIGARSVVTRDVPAHSLAFGAPAQVRGEIGDRTQAG, encoded by the coding sequence ATGCTGAACGCGTGCAGCGTGAGCGCGCAGCGCGAGGTGGTGCTCGAACGCCGCGCGACGGTGGGCCCCGGCTCGCGCATCTACGACTTCACGCACGACCTCGATGACGCGCGGCGCGGGCACGCGGCGCCCGTGCGCATCGGCGAGTGCAGCTGGGTCGCGAGCGACGTGACCGTGCTCCCCGGCGTCACGATCGGTGCGCACTGCGTGATCGGCGCGCGCAGCGTCGTGACGCGCGACGTACCCGCGCACTCGCTCGCGTTCGGCGCACCGGCGCAGGTGCGCGGCGAAATAGGGGACCGCACGCAGGCGGGGTGA
- a CDS encoding methionyl-tRNA formyltransferase — MPLRIAYFGQAPFGRDVLVRLLEAGHEIAGVYAPPARAGAKEDPLAEEAAKRGLALFRHAAMRKKTGEPIASRIAEHAALKADLNVLAFVTMILPPEIVDAPRFGSLCFHPSLLPKFRGGNALAWQIISGEREAGVTVFKPDVGVDTGPIVVQKGPVPILPHHTAASLYFESLYALGVDATVEAVARVASGSATYAPQDESRASHQGLVDDSVARIDWSRPTAQIDCLIRGCDPNPGAHARLGDQTVRLYGCTLAAGETTSAPAGTVLAIDAKGARIAASGGVLLVAKLKLGAGAKVAAAEVGIAAGTSLG, encoded by the coding sequence ATGCCGCTGCGAATCGCTTACTTCGGGCAGGCGCCGTTCGGGCGCGACGTGCTCGTGCGCCTGCTCGAGGCCGGCCACGAGATTGCGGGCGTGTATGCACCGCCGGCGCGCGCGGGCGCGAAGGAGGATCCGCTCGCGGAGGAGGCGGCGAAGCGCGGGCTCGCGCTGTTCCGCCACGCGGCGATGCGCAAGAAGACGGGCGAGCCGATCGCGTCGCGCATCGCGGAGCACGCGGCGCTGAAGGCGGACCTGAACGTGCTCGCGTTCGTGACGATGATCCTGCCGCCCGAGATCGTCGACGCGCCGCGCTTCGGCTCGCTCTGCTTTCACCCCTCGCTGCTGCCGAAGTTCCGCGGCGGCAACGCGCTCGCGTGGCAAATCATCTCGGGCGAGCGCGAGGCGGGCGTCACCGTGTTCAAGCCCGACGTCGGCGTCGACACGGGGCCGATCGTGGTGCAGAAGGGCCCGGTGCCGATCCTCCCGCACCACACCGCGGCGAGCCTGTACTTCGAGTCGCTCTATGCGCTCGGAGTCGACGCCACGGTGGAGGCGGTGGCGCGCGTCGCGAGCGGCAGCGCGACCTACGCGCCGCAGGACGAGTCGCGCGCGAGCCATCAGGGCCTCGTCGACGACTCGGTCGCACGCATCGACTGGTCGCGCCCAACCGCGCAGATCGACTGCTTGATCCGCGGCTGCGACCCGAACCCGGGCGCGCACGCTCGGCTCGGGGACCAGACCGTGCGCCTCTACGGCTGCACGCTCGCGGCGGGCGAGACCACCTCCGCGCCCGCCGGCACCGTGCTCGCGATCGACGCGAAGGGCGCGCGCATCGCCGCAAGCGGGGGCGTGCTGCTCGTGGCGAAGCTGAAGCTGGGCGCCGGCGCGAAGGTGGCGGCAGCGGAGGTGGGGATCGCGGCGGGGACGAGCCTCGGCTAG
- a CDS encoding elongation factor G: MAMELSKIRNIGISAHIDSGKTTLTERILFYTQRIHKIHEVKGKDQVGATMDFMELERERGITIQSAATHCEWADHHVNIIDTPGHVDFTIEVERSLRVLDGAILVLCGVAGVQSQSMTVDRQMRRYKVPRIAFINKLDRSGANPRRVVEGLREKLKHNAVLIQLPIGLESEFRGIIDLVKMKAFRFEGDNGEHIIEEEIPAGQLDEAKATREEMLDAVSMFSDELTEAILEEKVTEELIHDAIRRGTISLDLTPVMVGSAYKNKGVQLLLNAVTRYLPCPTDVENTGVDLSNNEAPVVISADPNKPLISLAFKLEDGRYGQLTYVRVYQGTLSKGLTITNMRTQKRHKVGRLVRMHANEMEDIEQSSSGDIVALFGIDCASGDTFTDGTVDVAMSAMHVPDPVISLSIKPKDNKAQANLGKALGRFVREDPTFRSRVDQESGETVISGMGELHLEVYVERMKREYGVEVITGAPQVAYRETISQRADYMYTHKKQTGGSGQYAKIGGYFEPITDGSADFEFVDEVRGGSVPIEFIPSVEKGMRSMIHKGRLIGFPVIGLRVVLNDGAAHSVDSSDNAFQAAARGAFRTVYPQAKPIVLEPLMKLGVEGPTEFQGAIIKTIMQRRGVIIGTTELEGFTQVEAEVPMAEMFGYATDLRSNTQGKAEFTLEFSKYAPAPNEVKEKLVEKFAGRLKGDDDE; encoded by the coding sequence ATGGCCATGGAACTCTCGAAGATCCGCAACATCGGCATCAGCGCGCACATCGACAGCGGCAAGACCACGCTGACGGAGCGCATCCTCTTCTACACGCAGCGCATTCACAAAATCCACGAGGTGAAGGGCAAGGACCAGGTCGGCGCGACCATGGACTTCATGGAGCTGGAGCGCGAGCGCGGCATCACGATCCAGTCCGCCGCGACGCACTGCGAGTGGGCCGACCATCACGTCAACATCATCGACACGCCCGGCCACGTGGACTTCACGATCGAGGTCGAGCGCAGCCTGCGCGTCCTCGACGGCGCGATTCTCGTGCTGTGCGGCGTGGCCGGCGTCCAGTCGCAGTCCATGACCGTCGACCGCCAGATGCGCCGCTACAAGGTCCCGCGCATCGCGTTCATCAACAAGCTCGACCGCTCGGGCGCGAACCCGCGCCGCGTGGTCGAGGGCCTGCGCGAGAAGCTGAAGCACAACGCGGTGCTGATTCAGCTGCCGATCGGCCTCGAGAGCGAGTTCCGCGGGATCATCGATCTCGTGAAGATGAAGGCCTTCCGCTTCGAGGGCGACAACGGCGAGCACATCATCGAGGAAGAGATTCCCGCCGGGCAGCTCGACGAGGCGAAGGCTACGCGCGAGGAGATGCTCGACGCGGTGTCGATGTTCTCGGACGAGCTCACCGAGGCGATCCTCGAGGAGAAGGTCACCGAGGAGCTGATCCACGACGCGATCCGCCGCGGCACGATCTCGCTCGATCTCACGCCGGTGATGGTCGGCTCGGCCTACAAGAACAAGGGCGTGCAGCTTCTGCTCAACGCGGTCACGCGCTATCTGCCGTGCCCGACCGACGTCGAGAACACGGGCGTCGACCTCAGCAACAACGAAGCGCCCGTCGTGATCTCGGCCGATCCGAACAAGCCGCTGATCTCCCTCGCGTTCAAGCTCGAGGACGGCCGCTACGGCCAGCTCACGTACGTGCGCGTGTACCAGGGCACGCTCTCGAAGGGCCTCACCATCACGAACATGCGCACCCAGAAGCGCCACAAGGTGGGCCGCCTGGTGCGCATGCACGCGAACGAGATGGAGGACATCGAGCAGTCCTCGAGCGGCGACATCGTCGCGCTGTTCGGCATCGACTGCGCCTCCGGCGACACGTTCACCGATGGCACCGTCGACGTCGCGATGAGCGCGATGCACGTGCCGGACCCGGTGATCTCGCTCTCGATCAAGCCGAAGGACAACAAGGCGCAGGCCAACCTCGGCAAGGCGCTCGGCCGCTTCGTGCGTGAGGACCCGACCTTCCGCAGCCGCGTCGACCAGGAGTCGGGCGAGACCGTCATCAGCGGCATGGGCGAGCTGCACCTCGAGGTGTACGTCGAGCGCATGAAGCGCGAGTACGGCGTCGAGGTGATCACGGGCGCGCCGCAGGTGGCGTACCGCGAGACGATCTCGCAGCGCGCGGACTACATGTACACGCACAAGAAGCAGACCGGCGGCTCGGGCCAGTACGCGAAGATCGGCGGCTACTTCGAGCCGATCACCGATGGCAGCGCCGACTTCGAGTTCGTGGACGAAGTGCGCGGCGGCTCGGTGCCGATCGAGTTCATCCCGTCGGTCGAGAAGGGCATGCGCTCGATGATCCACAAGGGCCGCCTGATCGGGTTCCCGGTGATCGGCCTGCGCGTGGTGCTGAACGACGGCGCTGCGCACTCGGTCGACTCGTCGGACAACGCGTTCCAGGCGGCGGCGCGCGGGGCGTTCCGCACGGTGTACCCGCAGGCGAAGCCGATCGTGCTCGAGCCGCTGATGAAGCTCGGCGTCGAGGGTCCGACCGAGTTCCAGGGCGCGATCATCAAGACGATCATGCAGCGCCGCGGCGTGATCATCGGCACCACCGAGCTGGAAGGCTTCACGCAAGTCGAAGCCGAAGTGCCGATGGCGGAGATGTTCGGCTACGCGACGGACCTGCGCTCCAACACGCAGGGCAAGGCCGAGTTCACGCTCGAGTTCTCGAAGTACGCGCCGGCGCCGAACGAAGTGAAGGAAAAGCTGGTCGAGAAGTTCGCGGGCCGGCTCAAGGGCGACGACGACGAATAA